The nucleotide sequence TCGGCAACTAGCCATCAGCAAACGGTATGACCGCGTCTCCCATCAATCTGTTTCTTGTGGACGAAGATCCCGTCTTTCGGCTGGGGTTGAAGATTTGGCTAGAGCAGCGGGCTGATTTTACCGTCGTGGGAGAAGCGTCGGACAGAAGTGCGACGCTGACGACCTTAAGTGAATTGCAGGCCGCTGCTACGAGCAGTGCCACTGACGCCGGTATCAGTACCCCCTCTCCCGCAGTCGACTTGGTGGTGATTGATTTAGGTCTGGGTCAAGACCAACCCGACCAAGTCATGGGTCTGGAGCTGTGCAGCGAAATCAAACAACAGTTTCCAGAACTGGCGGTCTTAATTTTGAGTGCGCAAACGGCCCCCGTGCTGCAAGCCGCCGCCCAGCAAATGGGGGCAGACGGCTTTGGCACACGGGATCTACCAGTGCGAGACCTGGCACGACTGATCGTACAAACGGCGCGACCCGCTCCGGCGGTGGCTCCTGAGGCGAGCAGCGATATCGTCTTGCCTAAAGTTTTGGAAGGCCCGATCGCTTATCTTAATCGCACCTCAATTGAACAGATTGACGCTGCCATGACCGACATCGAGCAAGTGGCCCAAGAGCAGTTGTCGTATTGGTATCGGCTGGTGCTGGCGGGCAAATACCGCGAGCTGCGAGCAGCACGGTGGCTGGTGCAGCGCATGTTGCCCGTGCGGGGGACGAGCGCTAGCCCGACTCAGTCCATGCCGCCCTTAAACGAAATGGTGCAGACGTCTACTAACGGCTCCCAAACTCCTTTTATCTCCCCAGCGGCCTTGGCAGATGCGGCCAGTCGGGCGATCGCGCGTCAGCGGCCCCTCGTCCCCGTGGCGGTTGGCGATGTGCGATCGCGGGTTTGCGAGGCCGTCTTTCTCAAACTCCAGTTTCCCCTCGATAATCGTAGCGATGTGCCACTAGAAATTGACATTTTGCGGCCCGATAAAACGCGCGAACTGCTGTACACCGTGCTGCGATCGTTTGAGACCCTGTTGGATGATTTGCAGCGGGCCAACATTCTGCCCGGACAGCTTGAGGATCAATTCCCCACCTTACTGCGCGATCTGTGGAATAACGTCACGGTGGACTTTTTTGGGCGGTATTACACCCCTGCCGCCGACGGCATCGAGCAGCCCATGGTGGTCGTGCTACAGCAGGATGAGGCGATCGTCGATACCGCGATTCTGGCTAAAATTCCCGATGTGACGACGCTGCTGGCTCATCTCCTATTCCAAGCGCCGATCGAAATTGCAGGCGCATCTTACATGGCAACCACCCCCGAAGCTCTGCGCCGCAGCCAATTTTTGCTAGAAAATCTCTTGATTCAAGTTGCCTGCGCCGTAATGCAGCCTGTGCTCAACCACTATCCCGATGTGGAAAACTTGAAGCGCAGCCTCTATCAGCGCCGCATCATTTCCACCCGCGACATTACCCGCTTTCGTAATGAGCTGTCGTGGCGTTACCGCTGGGACGAATTGGTCAATGAGCCCAAAGCCATGTTTGAAAGCGAGTATCGGCTCTTTGCGATGACCCCCAATGGGCTGCAAACCCATACGATTTACGCCCCCCGCCAAACAGAGTTGGAATCCCTCTCGGGTTTGAAATATGCGCTGACCTTTGCGCTGGAGGCGAGGGATGCGATCGCCCCCCGCGTCAGAGCC is from Leptolyngbya iicbica LK and encodes:
- a CDS encoding DUF3685 domain-containing protein, whose product is MTASPINLFLVDEDPVFRLGLKIWLEQRADFTVVGEASDRSATLTTLSELQAAATSSATDAGISTPSPAVDLVVIDLGLGQDQPDQVMGLELCSEIKQQFPELAVLILSAQTAPVLQAAAQQMGADGFGTRDLPVRDLARLIVQTARPAPAVAPEASSDIVLPKVLEGPIAYLNRTSIEQIDAAMTDIEQVAQEQLSYWYRLVLAGKYRELRAARWLVQRMLPVRGTSASPTQSMPPLNEMVQTSTNGSQTPFISPAALADAASRAIARQRPLVPVAVGDVRSRVCEAVFLKLQFPLDNRSDVPLEIDILRPDKTRELLYTVLRSFETLLDDLQRANILPGQLEDQFPTLLRDLWNNVTVDFFGRYYTPAADGIEQPMVVVLQQDEAIVDTAILAKIPDVTTLLAHLLFQAPIEIAGASYMATTPEALRRSQFLLENLLIQVACAVMQPVLNHYPDVENLKRSLYQRRIISTRDITRFRNELSWRYRWDELVNEPKAMFESEYRLFAMTPNGLQTHTIYAPRQTELESLSGLKYALTFALEARDAIAPRVRAAISLAGSTVVFVLTEVIGRGIGLIGRGIVKGVGNTWQDIRLRQRQQDEP